The DNA sequence CTAATTAGGCAATCAGTGAAGATACAAAAATAGTATGACTAGCTGCTAGCGAAGAAcaaaaacattaccttggttctgcccagctacttGAAACTTGCACATTTTTAATCCTTTAACTGGCAAGATAAGAATGACATCCTCACATGACaatattttattgctttatttcttgTGAATGTTGTTCAAATACATACTAAATGAAATATCAAGGCGTTTCTCTACAAACTAGGTAAGATACAGCAGGTCGAATATATTGTTGACCAGCTGGTCAGAGACAAATCTATGGTCCAAAAGTTGTGTTTGGTACTTGCTTCGGAAACGTAAGTGTGTGTTCTTGAGATGAACCtcaatggagaaaaaaaataataactttCTTAAATAAAGGGGAAAATATTCTCATTAGCAATAACATGACCATCACGTCCGCTAAGACACCTAAAAAATCTGCTGCTGCTCACGCTCGATATTTTTGTGACTACCTTTAATGAACAGGTACGTAAGTTAAGGTAAATTGAACGGCACTGAATAATATTTGGCTTTGTATAGTGTCAGCAGAGTTTTTTTAAGGTCAACAATATTGTTGAGCTGCCAGTTAAAGGGTTATTCATTGCCACAAATCGCGTGGGAAGCACAGAAGAGGCCCTGGACACATGGCATATGTCAATTGTTTCTGGAATTAACATTTTGTTGCGAATGCAGTGCATGTGTTTCCTACCTTTCCTTTAAGCGTCCCCGGGTTTCTAGCGCTATTTTTCCCCCTCAGCGTCAAACCTTACCAGCACATTCATCTCTCAGTCACTCTGAAATATCCGTCTCGTCCTAACGACGCAGGATTTCCAACTTCGAGAAACTGCGCGTGCTGAACCTGGCCAATAACAACCTGGGCAACGTGCCCGCATTCGCGTTCAAAAGTCCTTCACTGCAGACACTGGTAATGAACGAGAATCCCATCACCAGCATCGGAGCGTTCGCCTTCAGACACCTGCCCAAGTTGAAAGATCTACAGCTGCGAGCCATTCGCGTGAAGAGGTTGGCCGCTTACTCGTTCGCTATCCCCAGGCATCATCCGAACCTGCAGGTAAGCACATGGACAGGCTGAACAGGACGCGTGTGGAGGTGTCTTGATCGTAGAAACGACTGAAATAAAAGCCATTTTGGCACCGCCATTAGCAAAGGCTTGCTGTGTTCAGCATTTGCCTGTATTCCCATGAAGCTGGGTGCTGGTATTGGTGCTAACTTCGAGCTATAGCTTCACCTTATGTAAAGCTCACTCTTTTATTAGCTGAAACAAGGCTGTAACGCATTACAGATAAGCATTGACTTAAGCTTTTCGTGGTACCGAAAGTGAATGCAGGATTATATCATGTACGAAATGTGCGATGTTTGAAACCGTATTTCAAGCAATATGGCATCATGATTTAGTCATAGCCTCGTGTGTTTTTACGAGGCTGCCAGAAGAAGCAAATGCTACACACCAAAATCTAGCAAATCTATCGCGCCAAAACAACGAAAAACATGATTCTGTGCATTTTTCATATTTGTGAAGAGATTATTTCTAAGAATCATAGATGTGAAATTTTCGACGTTCTCATATCTCATTCAGGCCTTACGCGTGGAATACACAACATATAAACAGGTGAACGCTAGGTAATAAATTCGAAATCCCTAATCTTTTGTGCAGCTGTACGATCCCATGATTCTGAATATACGAGAAATGGGCTGGGATTAAATTTCAATGAGTGGAGTTATCCGTTTATCAAAGCATTACTAGAGAAGTTAGCTTGAGGGAAGCCGCTTGTACGTAGGAGGACTAAGCTTACACAAATCCATGAACCGCTCATCATTTTTCCAGTAAAACTGTGCCGTGTAAGAAGAAAGGACGAGGCGCAGAACCGATGAAGATGCAGACACTCTGTCTCTGTCCGCATTGACTTGCGCATTCTTACTTGATGCTGATATTCACCGATTGGCCTgataatgaatgaaataatggACGCTTCACACTTCATTATTTCCAAACTGACTCATCCGCCATGTCGCATAGGCGCACCCGGGCTATCGCCCGGGTGCTTCAGACGCGGCGTTTCACAATTTCCAGGTAACATTGTGAAAAGCACGCAAGGAGTCTGGTTACATAAATCGCACTTCGCGTGTTTTCCACAGCAGTTGCATTTGATCTGGGGCTCTTTCTACGGGATAACGTCTTGATATATTGCAATACATGGGCGCAAGCTTGCGTCAACTCAGGTAATATGGCACTTGGTGCTTTCACTATGTGACGTGCCATGCTTCTCTAGCGACAGCAAGTTTTGCGCTGCGGCTGCTGGTCGCAGAATCTCGTCACAGCTGGCGCTGTAGCAAAATAGGTTCACAAGTGCCGGACATCCCTGAAAGAATTTCGCCGTTCTTTGCGGCATGAAACTACGCGTGACACTAACTTTTACATGGAATCCCGTAACACATACATATACCTTTCTTCCGTGTGTGACACGCTATTTTATTGTTGCAGCAATTATAGGTCTACTCGTGGGCCGTCCTTGCCGTCGCTATGCCCTTGTATGGACAGTGGATGCATGGCTCGCGCGTAGAGAGTTAGCTCGCTTCGAGGAACGCGCAATGCATTTGGGGCTGCGAGAACGACGCGGCGAAGTGCACATAAATGTCAGTTTTAGAAGAGAGTTGCTTACGCTCCGCTCTGCTCACATTCTACCCACACCCGGCTTAACTACGTTGATTTTGCTCGTTTACCAAACGCGTCTCCCAGACACGACAGCGACGTGCTTTCAACCTCGCTGTAAAGCCACAACGACACCAAGTAAACACACCCTCGCGCTTACATCAATCAGTTCTTGTAGTGGAACGTGgcagccatggaggaaggaaaaaaaaggagggagcataccgctacgcgattgaagccaaatcTGTTGGCTCAACACGGGATCGTCAGGTCAAAGTGCGCGGTTCCTTTttgtgttcccgctctgcaggcagggCAGCTGAACGAGCGTGCACCGAATAAAATGAACGAGTATTtgatgtttattggcgcaagggccaggtgtggccaaagagcgtcatTCACGAATAAAATCTACTGGCATATCCAGTGGGAATCAAGCGTCTTAGCCAAtatcgattcttgctccgtgatctcgacgcaacaGGTCACGTGGTGAGCttccactgtggcttcacggatcGTTCGCTTGCCCAGGCAGGCGGCGTGACGTAATGCGCCCTCTCACATTTTTGCTTCCTACATGGTGGCAGTGTTCTACATTCCGCCTGCGTCATCCCATTCCTACGTTCTACGTCATCCCAGCGCTAAACTCTCTGCTTCATGTTTTGGTTTCGGCGTCGTCTGCTGCCGGTTCACGCGTGGTTCAGTAAGAGAAATGGTGGGGCTGATAGCTGTCAAGTACGTGTTCCGTGCCGGCTGCTACATAGCAAACTATTTTGTCAACTCACACAACAGCTCAAGTATTCGCACGCATGTCGCGGTGCGTGAATTTCTCCCATGGTCCTTCAATATTTATGAAGAATTCCTCGGCGCCTATTGCTTTGTTTCCCCTCAAGTCACCGCGTTATTTATTTACCCAGtagtctcctcctcgctcgtacaacTGCACCCAATCAGGAgcgaccgaaatggacagtccactaggtggactcttacagaatatctCCCCCTGGTATCTGCCAGGGTGCGGTTTCTATACTGCGCAGTGGCTGGCTGTTTACGCATCGGTAAACGCATCGGTAAATAATGGGTGCCGCTTTCACTTTCAACGCTTCGTTTTCGAGtgaaactttatttttctttgcccGTGAAGGCAAGCACTGATAGGAGTCTTTCTTGCCTAGGTAGCATTGTCTGTTACGTATGAAACGTATAGCGTAGAGTTACATGTACGAATACTCTGGTGGTGGTAAAACTTCGTTGAGCGAGACCATGCTGAACCGGATGGGGGACGGGATCCACGAGAGCCACCATTTTATTCGGGCTTTGTGATCTCACGCAGATTTTGCTGAACGCTGGTGAactggagagcatcgaggagaagGCCTTCTTCGGAGTGGCGCCTCTTACACTGCGCCTCACGCTGAACAAGCTGCAACAGTTCAGCCGCACCGTTTTCCAGCCTCTGATGGAAGCAATGGCGCGGAATGCGAAGCGCAACAAACAGTTAGGCAAGGCCAGGATCACCACCGCAGGTGAGGCCTTACGGTGGTTGTTTGTTGGACTTTCGTTATCACTTGCAGATTCCGCGGAAAAATCAGTAATCACCTAAATTGTAGTCCCAGCCTATCTCATCTGTTTCATGAAAAGCGACTTCTTTCGCCCTGACACTTTGAATGACATTAAGACATGCTGTACGGTGCTGATTCTTCTGAGCCTATTCTACAAGCAATCATTTAAGGCGTTCCCTATTGCCTGCCTTCCTACTAAGTTAGTGGGGTGGAAACTCGAAAGATAACGGTGGAACTTAGCGGTGTATCAGCGAATGTCCTCGCCTTTTGCCGGTGTGTTTTCCGATGTGTCTAGGACTATATGTTCACTTCATTTATTCGCTCTTCTAATTCCTTTCCAGGTTTTATGAACCTGTTATATTTATTCTTAAAAATATGTTTCGCCTTATTATTACTGTTGTTTTGAAGGGAGTAGCTGCCACCTTTATATGTGACTAAATATTTTAAAATTTCAATTTCAAAGAAAAATAAGATAGGCCCAACAATGTATGCAGACTCTGCATGCATTTCGGTATATCTATGCTATATTCCATGCCATGCTATGCGCGATGTTGTAATTGCGGGTTAAATTTCTGCACTATTCTATGACTAAACTTAGTGATACCTGATCTGACATTCTTGCCTCAAGTTGTCCTCAGTTTTCAAAATGGCAGCCCACAAGCAACTGTCGTGAAACATAACACAAACAGCGCATGCTTTTACCTCAAGTCTTATCAGACTATTAAATATGAAAGGAACAAAAGAATATCAAAGCTCAAACCAGACAGTGGCGTAATTTTACTGGCGTGAATTTTTACAAGCAGCGTAGTGGTGCCTCTGCGATGTTCACGGCAGGGTAAAGGGTGCCAAAAATTTTGACGCACACACGCGTATTAAATCCGCTTTAGTCGGACCCGCGTATAGGTTGAATAATGCCCGAGAAATCCGAGCACAAAGCTGAGCCTTGCAATCGCTATCAATGCTTGGCCCTGCTGGCTAAACTGTCATTTTTTGTCTTACAACATCGGCACAGGCAACCGATTCACCTGTCGCGGCTGCGGTTTCTCCTGGCTCACAACCCTGCAAGACCGGCCCGAGATGATGCTCATGCTCGTCGACTTCAGATGCCCTGGTAGACTGGCCGTATGGAACGTGACTAACTCTCTCATCGGCTGTCCTCGTGGAACACCGTGAAGACACCGAAGTCACAATGGAAATGAGCCAAAGCGAAGGACTTCAGCGAAAATGACGAATAAATGATAACGAAGAAAGTTTAACCCTGTTTCAGGTCTGGTGTTGGAGCCTCTTGAGCATCAGGATACGCTGATGCTcagagcgcaagaaaaaaaaataatggagaTCCAAAGCAACATTTTGCGATGCTTGTTTTGTTAACTCGTGTTAACTCGTGTTAACTCGCGCGCATTAACCATggtgtgattatgaggcacggaaGTAAATGCTGAGTCCGGAATAAGtctgaccacttggggttcttatATGttcacctaaatcaaagtacaccgGCGTTCTTGCGTTTCGTCTCCATCGATATACGACTGCCACCGCCtggcaatagagagttttagcgtgcCCGGCATTCCGGTTTGCGCAAGCGGTTACCGCGTTAGCCGAAGCATAAATGTGAGCGGCCTGATTGGTGGCGCTTCCTAATGTCACGGAGCTTAGCAAGAGAATAACAATAATATAttgggtcttacgtgccaaaaccactttctgattatgaggcacgccgtagtggaggactccggaaatttcgaccacctggggttctttaacgtgcacctaaatctaagtacacaggtgttttcgcatttcgcccccatcgagatgcggccgccgtggtgaaggattcgatcccgcgacctcgtgctcggcagccttaacaccatagccactgagcaaccatggcgggtgcttAGCAAGagaaacacagagctaatattgcagtaaccaagcgTGTTCTACTTCGTTAAGTAGCGTAAATTTTCAGCCACGTTGTAATCGTGAATGCCTTGCCTTTTTAAGATGAATGTTTAGAGCACAGATCTTAGGCGTCTTTTCCTGTGGCGAGTGTGAGCGTCGTACCTCGGCGTagctgagcgaacgagcacagcgaaagatgaacgGGAACGCGGGCCGCAGCGGGTAATGGAAGactcgaggaggaaagcggagagaagggtatggcgaaagcgtgagaaggagagcgtagtgcggcgacaatagagacttttagcgtgtccggtattcgggcaagcgtgggcggtttgccggtttagcgggagcgcaaacgtgagcggccagatgggtggcgccagctggtggcgcaaagctcaaccacacaaacacagagctaattactatattctgcttagctgctggtgtaaatttcggcagtggcgtaatcgtgttcacaattacgccgctgccaaaaatttgcacgagtagcgaagcaggatatggtgggttactgcagttttagctctgcgtttgtctggttgagctctacaacaccaggcggcttcaccgctccggccgctcccgttccatccggtaatccgcccaaaccgctcccgtttaccggaatagcgtacaagctaaaagtctctattggcTACGAGACGACGCGTGAGTAGCACGCGTCGCCTcagaggtctgtcggcggcggctgcggttaatcgcgcccacgcgtcacccacacaccggctctcgcgatctcctattagcgaggcagtcacgccgcACTTTGAagcatttgcaacgtgccgcacgaggcagctTGTCCGCACCacccaatatatcgcgaaattgcGAAATGACAACACCGTATAgagctaaaaaaaattatggggtttgacgtgccaaaccgactttctgattatgaggcacgccgtagtggaggactccggaaatttcgaccgcctggggttccttaacgttcgcctaaatctaagtacacgggtgttttcgcatttcgcccccatcgagatgcggccgccgtggccgggattcgatcccgcgacctcgtgctcagcagcctaacaccatagccactcagcagccacggcgggtctGCGCGGACGTGAAGTATTCTTTCGTTCTCGTTGAAAATCTTGCCTGTCTTCCTTCAGTTCGATTTAGTTGCTCAATACGGAGTTGCATTGATAGCCCCCAACTTGCGGGCGAGATTATTTGAGAGAATACGTACACTACGCAAGCGCGTTTCTTTACATTTCTCTTCTGGCTTAACCAACATCGGGGATGCTACGCACCAGAATTGAATATAAAACGCCAGCGTGTAAATGCGTGCCACCGTGCCTGCCTCATTTAGCTTTCAAAACGTGACTCTCCGCCTCAACAGCTAGCTGGAGCTGGGCCATCTTTACTAGCCCAAATTAGGAGGGTGAAAAGGTCTGCGTGCGTATTTCCGCGTAATGTCTTTGGCGTACGTGTATATTTCGTGTTGCTTCTCTTTGTGACTTCTATGTTGTTGTGGGTGTTCAGTGGTTCGGAGATACGACAACAGTGTTGCATGCGGCCCAACATACGATGTTACGTGCGTGTGCGCACAGCACTCTGTACAGTTACGTGGGACACCGCGCAGGCGATAGACGTTGTCTTCTCTTGTTTAGTTTACTTTTGTGTCAGCGTTCAACTACCTCGCTTAAACTTCAAGAGCGAGACATTTCGACACAATCGCCTTAACTCGGGCGTGGGGTTGTTTGCCGTGCGCAGCTCAATAGCACACGCTGTTTATCGCTGAGTTGACATCACTGATAGCAATGTAATGGTCTATTTTAGGAGCTTGCATGACGACAAAACAAAGCCGTTTATCCGCGTCTAGCGACACACAGCTTGGAATGCTTCAAAAAAAGCTCTGTCGGTCCTTGACTACAATGACAGCAAAGACCGCAAACTAGTGTCACGCAAGCTCCGATCGCGATGTAACTGACTCCTTGAAATACAGCGCCTCCCTTTATTGTTATTGTTTTACCGTGATCCCAACAACCTGACGGCGTTCATTCTGTTTTAATCAGCTGCTACTCGCAGTGAGCCCAAGTCAGGCCACCTTTGAAGTGCAGGCTAACGAACGGGTTGGTGGCTTTGCCAAACAGAGAATGAGAAAATCGGGTCAATGACATTCGAAAGAATAATGCCTCGCCAGTGCTTGTAGCTGTGAGGTGGTACGAATGACATCCCTTCTGTTTTCGAATTGTATTTCCCAAGTGGATTACAGTCGATGCTGCTGCGCTTATCCATTGCCAGGTTATGCCCATGTTTATTGACATGTGACAGTCTACGGGGATGCATCATGACACAATACCTGACTTGCACTCAAAGTGCCGGAGAGACTTACGTGAATGATGTCGCTTAGCTTAAAAAGCAGGGAGTGTTGATAGGGAATACGAAACAAGGAGACACCAAAAAACCAACGGATGTGTAGAATAGTGATTCATTCCATTGCGAAGTGGCGTTACATCTACTAGAATAAGACGAAATTCACAGTTCTACACTGCAGTTTTAATTTATTTACGCGTCATTTGTAATTTATTTTGTGGGTGCCCTAACAACCTGAGAACGTCATTGCATTCGTTCTTAGACCGTTTATGCTTGTTGTTTAAGATGGAAAGAGCCGCAGCTTACAAGTAATCTTCACAGTATTGCTGATGAAGCTATGTGGATGTGTGTCGCACAGCGATACTCAGTATAGCAAGCCGTAGCCTGCAAGAATCATGGCTGAAGCACTCGAGTCGTTGTCCGCAATCCTGTGCAAGATAGCTGATGCCATTCTGTTACCGGCCGCTAAAGACAATGCGCGGATAAAAGGCGCATGCAAGGCCACTGCAGAGAGAATTCTTtgaactgagagccacacgaatGAAATTTTAGTGATAAGAAAATCTGAAACTACGAGGTAGTATGACCCATGACAAGGGCGTTGCGGTATTACGTATCATTCATCTCGAGAATTTAATGACATCAAATATACAAAGTTTCTTGTTGGTTTTCTGAGAAAGGCCCAGTGGCATTTCTTGCATCGTTTGAAGATCAATAAGAGATATCTGCCTGGAATTTTTGTGGTTGTGGGAGCAAAATATCTTTATATACATACACGCTTCCATAAGTATGGTTCTGAAAATTGACTCATTCACTCATTCAccataacaaaaaaaatattgtaaactATGACCAAACAGAAAATCCTTTACTGGACGACTTGAGGGTACCTTGCACATGTGCAAAAAGCAGCGGCAACAAGATAACCTCATATACCTCAAATGCGTTCGAGGCCATATATGACTCTGTACAGACTGACCTTCTTCATCCAACATCGCTAGAGTATACATACACAATGATTATGTGGGTGTTATTAAACATCTGGGGATGTTGGGCggagttttatttttctttgtcattaGGTGGCGTTTATGAAAACCTGGCGCTTATGACAGGTTTCCAGCATAACACTTGCTTCCGgcgcatataaatatatatacatatgtatatacacatatacgtgtgtggggggggggggggacagtgcAATTCCGTTTAAATCGGGACCTCAAAGATGTACGACGCGATGCTAGCGGATTCCTCTCGCATTCACCACTAGGGTACTGATTTGGACACTGCATATTGGGTGAGGGCGAAACGCAGAATGCGGAGGTGGCCTGACCACGTCACGACACAGCAATAGCGTAACGGGAAAGGAGGACATACAGAGCAAAGCCAGTTTTAAGCTTCCTTAACATCTGTCGCtgtaatacaaaaaaaaaataagtaggAGCACTGTCGGTCAATGCTCAAGTGGCGTTGCGTCTGTTCGCACTCGGATGTGACCGGAATCAGTTACTCTAATAGTT is a window from the Dermacentor albipictus isolate Rhodes 1998 colony chromosome 6, USDA_Dalb.pri_finalv2, whole genome shotgun sequence genome containing:
- the LOC139061003 gene encoding oplophorus-luciferin 2-monooxygenase non-catalytic subunit-like translates to MGSPRASCMCVLLFCVAALAAAQLNPCPAPESLSPCSCDLTGINCMKAKSAAELSKAFSGNEKTTHKALWLQKAPVVKIDNGTFGEYVFGKVFVEICNLTSFELSALAKSVKYLSELSLYGNQLTSIDYKGISNFEKLRVLNLANNNLGNVPAFAFKSPSLQTLVMNENPITSIGAFAFRHLPKLKDLQLRAIRVKRLAAYSFAIPRHHPNLQILLNAGELESIEEKAFFGVAPLTLRLTLNKLQQFSRTVFQPLMEAMARNAKRNKQLGKARITTAGNRFTCRGCGFSWLTTLQDRPEMMLMLVDFRCPGRLAVWNVTNSLIGCPRGTP